A region from the Mycolicibacterium litorale genome encodes:
- a CDS encoding CPBP family intramembrane glutamic endopeptidase has product MTAVSAQPSALPRFRVYVDIAVVVAVLAITNLVAHFTTPWASVATVPAAAVGLLILVRRRGLGWSELGLGREHWRSGAGYALAAVAVVLSVIAIGALLPWTRPMFMNNNYATISGALIASMVVIPLQTVIPEELAFRGVLHGALTRAWGFRGVAAAGSLLFGLWHIATSLGLTSSNVGFTKLFGGGVAGTVAGVVLAVVATGVAGFVFTWLRKRSGSLLAPIALHWSLNGMGALAAALVWQLSA; this is encoded by the coding sequence ATGACTGCCGTTTCCGCCCAGCCGTCGGCGCTGCCCAGATTCCGGGTCTATGTCGACATCGCCGTCGTCGTGGCGGTGCTTGCGATCACCAACCTCGTCGCCCACTTCACCACCCCGTGGGCGAGCGTGGCGACCGTTCCCGCCGCTGCCGTCGGCCTGTTGATCCTGGTGCGACGGCGTGGGCTGGGGTGGTCCGAACTGGGTCTCGGGCGTGAGCACTGGCGTTCCGGCGCCGGCTACGCGCTTGCCGCGGTGGCGGTCGTGCTCTCGGTGATCGCGATCGGTGCTCTGCTGCCGTGGACGCGGCCGATGTTCATGAACAACAACTACGCCACGATCTCGGGTGCGCTGATCGCGTCGATGGTCGTGATCCCCCTGCAGACCGTGATCCCCGAAGAGCTGGCGTTCCGCGGCGTGCTGCACGGCGCGCTGACCCGCGCCTGGGGGTTCCGTGGCGTGGCCGCCGCCGGCTCGCTGCTCTTCGGGTTGTGGCATATCGCGACATCGCTGGGCCTGACGAGCAGCAACGTCGGTTTCACCAAGCTGTTCGGCGGCGGGGTGGCCGGCACGGTCGCAGGCGTCGTGCTGGCGGTCGTCGCGACCGGGGTCGCGGGGTTCGTGTTCACGTGGCTGCGCAAGCGCAGCGGCAGCCTGCTGGCCCCGATCGCGCTGCACTGGTCACTGAACGGCATGGGTGCGCTGGCGGCTGCGCTGGTCTGGCAGCTGTCCGCCTGA
- a CDS encoding CGNR zinc finger domain-containing protein → MTRLAGQWTADNETRPAPAPLDRVQALVNTIDIEIAQDRFALVEDARPWLVEQHLLDAGVPLTEDGLAHVRAVREALRALLVHNTGGPPPGAGHLDVLREVAAAGRVRAEIDDHGAVELRAVGPSLDERLAGLLVVIRDAQRDGTWSRLKACANDDCRWVFWDQSRNRGGSWCDMAVCGNRLKNRDFRARRRAAR, encoded by the coding sequence ATGACCAGGTTGGCGGGGCAGTGGACGGCCGACAACGAAACCCGGCCGGCGCCCGCCCCGCTCGATCGGGTTCAGGCCCTGGTCAACACCATCGACATCGAAATCGCCCAGGACCGGTTCGCGCTGGTGGAGGACGCCCGACCGTGGCTGGTCGAGCAGCACCTGCTCGACGCCGGAGTGCCCCTGACGGAGGACGGGTTGGCTCACGTGCGAGCCGTCCGAGAAGCCCTGCGCGCGCTGCTGGTGCACAACACCGGCGGTCCGCCGCCGGGCGCCGGTCACCTGGATGTGTTGCGCGAGGTGGCGGCCGCCGGACGGGTGCGCGCCGAGATCGACGACCACGGGGCGGTGGAACTGCGCGCAGTGGGCCCGTCGCTCGACGAGCGGCTCGCGGGGCTACTGGTGGTCATCCGCGATGCGCAGCGCGACGGCACCTGGTCGCGGCTGAAGGCGTGCGCGAACGACGACTGCCGGTGGGTGTTCTGGGACCAGTCCCGCAACCGGGGCGGCTCCTGGTGCGATATGGCGGTCTGCGGCAACCGGCTGAAGAACCGGGATTTCCGGGCCCGGCGGCGCGCGGCCCGGTGA
- a CDS encoding CDGP domain-containing protein, which produces MKTLTALAVGVLAAGGIALGTAAPAQAGCQGGWTPWGGGTTCDGPIAQDGSFERCVTAGAMGFGGTNCYVLNVNNLGNQIPYVGP; this is translated from the coding sequence ATGAAGACGCTCACAGCACTGGCGGTCGGCGTGCTGGCGGCGGGCGGCATCGCTTTGGGCACCGCCGCGCCCGCACAGGCCGGATGCCAGGGTGGGTGGACACCCTGGGGTGGCGGCACGACGTGCGACGGGCCCATCGCCCAGGACGGCTCGTTCGAGCGGTGCGTGACGGCCGGGGCGATGGGCTTCGGCGGCACGAACTGCTACGTGCTCAACGTCAACAACCTGGGAAACCAAATCCCGTATGTCGGGCCGTAG
- a CDS encoding APA family fibronectin-binding glycoprotein, which translates to MDEPDVMSTRRRGLSRTLAIAAAAATAAALAMPSVAGAQPAPPPPPPTPAPAVPAPAVPAPAPAAPAPVPPPAPVDPNAPAPPPAPADPNAPAPAPADPNAPPPPPAPEPGRVDNAAGGLSYVVPAGWKVSDATNLSYGQALLTKIPPEGVTDPPNDTSVLLGRLDLKLFAGAETDNTKAATRLASDMGEFFMPFPGTRINQATTPLNADGMPGVASYYEVKFTDTNKPNGQIWAGVVGNPTPPGTPRGQRTPERWFVVWLGSATNPVDQNAAVALANSIRPWSPPPPPPADPNVPPPPADPNAPPARPGVGVAVPVAPENAPGMLPPA; encoded by the coding sequence ATGGATGAGCCGGACGTGATGTCGACACGACGCAGGGGCCTGTCGAGGACGCTGGCCATCGCCGCTGCCGCCGCCACCGCGGCTGCGCTGGCGATGCCCTCGGTCGCGGGTGCGCAACCCGCGCCGCCACCGCCGCCCCCCACACCCGCACCCGCGGTGCCCGCACCCGCGGTGCCCGCGCCCGCGCCGGCCGCTCCGGCTCCGGTACCGCCGCCTGCCCCTGTGGATCCGAACGCTCCCGCGCCGCCGCCTGCGCCTGCGGATCCGAACGCACCCGCGCCGGCGCCTGCCGATCCGAACGCACCGCCGCCGCCTCCGGCGCCCGAACCGGGTCGCGTCGACAACGCCGCCGGCGGCCTGAGCTACGTCGTGCCGGCCGGATGGAAAGTCTCCGACGCGACGAACCTGTCCTACGGCCAGGCGCTGCTGACCAAGATCCCGCCGGAGGGCGTCACCGATCCGCCGAACGACACGAGCGTGCTGCTGGGACGTCTCGACCTGAAACTCTTCGCCGGCGCGGAGACCGACAACACCAAGGCGGCCACCCGGCTGGCCTCGGACATGGGCGAGTTCTTCATGCCCTTCCCGGGCACCCGGATCAACCAGGCCACCACGCCGCTGAACGCCGACGGGATGCCGGGCGTCGCCTCATACTACGAGGTGAAGTTCACCGACACCAACAAGCCGAACGGCCAGATCTGGGCCGGTGTCGTGGGCAACCCGACGCCCCCGGGCACGCCGCGTGGCCAGCGGACGCCGGAGCGTTGGTTCGTCGTGTGGCTGGGATCGGCGACGAACCCGGTCGATCAGAACGCGGCCGTCGCGCTCGCCAACTCGATCCGGCCGTGGTCGCCCCCGCCGCCTCCGCCGGCCGATCCGAACGTGCCGCCGCCGCCCGCGGATCCGAACGCGCCCCCGGCCCGTCCCGGTGTGGGCGTCGCGGTGCCGGTCGCGCCCGAGAACGCCCCGGGGATGCTGCCGCCCGCCTGA